A genome region from Bradyrhizobium guangzhouense includes the following:
- a CDS encoding S26 family signal peptidase, whose protein sequence is MRGRMMTLLAMCGAAAAIAVTIVEGRTPAFIWNASPSVPIGLYRLRSAETLYVTELVAVQPPEPLASFLDLKGYLPLGLPMLKRILALPGQTVCRTGLAISVDNIAMGEARERDGRGRPLPDWQGCRVVGPAELFLMNWQSDESFDGRYFGFLPAAAVIGRADPVWTSEE, encoded by the coding sequence ATGAGAGGGCGGATGATGACGCTGCTTGCGATGTGCGGGGCTGCCGCAGCGATCGCCGTAACCATCGTGGAAGGGCGAACGCCGGCCTTCATCTGGAATGCATCGCCGAGCGTGCCCATCGGCCTTTACCGCCTGCGTTCCGCAGAGACTTTGTATGTCACGGAGCTGGTTGCGGTTCAGCCGCCTGAACCGCTGGCGAGCTTCCTCGACCTGAAGGGCTATTTGCCGCTCGGCCTTCCTATGCTCAAACGTATCCTCGCGCTCCCCGGGCAGACGGTTTGCAGAACAGGCCTCGCCATCTCGGTGGACAACATTGCTATGGGTGAGGCGCGTGAGCGTGACGGCCGCGGCCGTCCGCTGCCAGACTGGCAGGGCTGCCGCGTCGTCGGGCCGGCCGAGCTCTTTCTCATGAACTGGCAATCGGATGAGTCCTTCGACGGCCGGTATTTTGGCTTTCTTCCAGCCGCAGCCGTGATCGGCCGTGCGGACCCGGTGTGGACCTCGGAGGAGTGA
- a CDS encoding DUF2840 domain-containing protein has product MSDLTEVEVLWLEKRIENRVRFGRNVEERKLDRHRRVLAFAPGSIFAFVRWTSNDFGTVISRIDILRAVAAGQRCSTVPYVKPGGDILLRLSGWPKVERVLQMIDAVEALGIDPADVAPDHWQHVHNRLSVNESPRPYTKARHQAWLRRRRIIR; this is encoded by the coding sequence ATGAGCGATCTCACCGAGGTGGAAGTGCTGTGGCTGGAGAAGCGGATCGAGAACCGGGTTCGATTTGGCCGCAATGTCGAGGAACGGAAGCTCGATCGCCATCGTCGCGTCCTGGCATTTGCTCCAGGCAGCATCTTTGCGTTCGTTCGTTGGACGTCGAATGATTTCGGGACGGTGATTTCGCGCATTGATATCCTGCGTGCCGTCGCCGCGGGTCAGCGCTGCTCGACCGTGCCCTATGTGAAGCCAGGAGGCGACATTCTGCTTCGCCTTTCTGGCTGGCCGAAGGTCGAGCGCGTGCTGCAGATGATCGATGCCGTCGAGGCACTTGGTATCGATCCGGCTGATGTCGCCCCAGATCATTGGCAGCATGTCCACAACCGTCTTTCCGTCAATGAAAGCCCACGTCCCTACACGAAAGCTCGCCATCAGGCCTGGCTTCGCCGGCGGAGGATCATCCGATGA
- a CDS encoding DUF2285 domain-containing protein yields MTKFNLNPEVADAPPAGDAMTSYDEQHVVTYMRLLQAESEGADWSEVARIVLHIDSDREPERARTAYQTHVQRAKWLTEQGRLLRGPRST; encoded by the coding sequence ATGACCAAGTTCAACTTAAATCCCGAAGTGGCCGATGCCCCTCCCGCTGGGGACGCCATGACCTCCTACGACGAACAGCATGTCGTAACCTACATGCGCCTTCTGCAGGCGGAGAGCGAGGGGGCCGATTGGTCCGAGGTCGCTCGGATCGTGTTGCACATCGACTCCGATCGCGAGCCGGAGCGTGCGCGTACTGCATACCAGACACATGTTCAGCGCGCGAAGTGGTTGACCGAACAGGGACGTCTGTTGCGCGGACCTAGATCAACCTAG
- a CDS encoding lytic transglycosylase domain-containing protein, translating into MRCVRHIHFTMRLFDGPQGPFSIPAPPCKGDVREEHLPLLNGAHKGFLHREEARRRTYLAQFGARLFAAPFLLLVLALCSASVAEETATGAEHEGAQPFETFIIEASQRFSIPVSWIVEVMAVESTGDVRARSPKGAMGLMQLMPDTWAELRRRHALGSDPFDPRDNILAGTAYLREMLDRFGPNGVFAAYHAGPLRYQEHLAGRPLPVETQAYVKRLGSVLDVDQQPTWKAGVTSSASSLLIPQSTHKPTDMPRTDDRSIRIVPSADIMNAISSRDILRIVPSSTGLFVARTDSRTMQ; encoded by the coding sequence ATGAGGTGTGTTCGTCATATTCATTTCACCATGCGCTTGTTCGATGGACCGCAAGGCCCTTTCTCCATTCCGGCTCCTCCATGCAAAGGCGATGTTAGGGAGGAACACCTCCCGCTGCTGAATGGCGCGCACAAAGGCTTTCTCCATCGGGAAGAGGCGCGCAGGAGGACGTACCTGGCACAGTTTGGCGCGCGCCTGTTCGCTGCACCCTTCCTGTTGCTCGTGCTCGCGCTTTGCAGTGCTTCGGTCGCCGAGGAGACAGCAACAGGGGCGGAGCACGAAGGGGCCCAGCCATTCGAAACCTTCATCATCGAAGCTTCACAGCGTTTTTCCATTCCAGTCTCCTGGATTGTCGAGGTGATGGCTGTCGAAAGCACTGGAGACGTTCGTGCCAGATCGCCCAAAGGCGCCATGGGGCTGATGCAGCTCATGCCCGACACCTGGGCCGAATTGCGCCGCCGGCACGCCCTCGGCAGCGATCCGTTCGACCCCCGTGACAACATCCTGGCAGGAACGGCGTATCTGCGTGAAATGCTCGACCGCTTCGGACCGAACGGCGTATTTGCTGCCTATCACGCAGGACCGCTGCGCTATCAGGAGCATCTTGCCGGGCGTCCATTGCCTGTCGAAACCCAAGCCTATGTGAAGAGGCTTGGGTCCGTGCTGGACGTCGATCAGCAACCGACCTGGAAGGCTGGCGTCACGTCATCAGCATCGTCGCTGCTCATTCCGCAGTCAACTCATAAGCCAACTGACATGCCGAGAACGGACGACCGGTCGATAAGGATTGTGCCTTCGGCAGACATCATGAACGCTATCTCCTCGCGAGATATTCTGCGGATCGTTCCAAGCTCGACTGGTCTATTCGTGGCGCGGACCGATTCTCGCACCATGCAATGA
- a CDS encoding transcriptional regulator domain-containing protein, which yields MAQVDWRSPDSYDYLNNADPTDIAWEFVRRNPEYQRDYQAVIAKSPTGEVTEEFRRKWGICFRP from the coding sequence ATGGCCCAAGTCGATTGGCGCTCCCCGGACTCCTACGACTACCTGAATAATGCTGACCCCACTGATATCGCTTGGGAGTTCGTGCGTCGCAATCCTGAATACCAACGTGACTACCAGGCTGTGATCGCCAAGAGCCCGACGGGTGAAGTCACCGAGGAATTCAGGAGGAAGTGGGGCATCTGCTTTCGCCCATGA
- a CDS encoding helix-turn-helix domain-containing protein has product MKARALVAWNIRRIRVDRGIPQEQLAYDAGIDRSYMSGLERKLENPTIDLLDRLADTLGVQLNELFLPLPKGATIHKTLPKGRKSTRLDRKKK; this is encoded by the coding sequence ATGAAAGCTCGCGCACTCGTAGCCTGGAATATACGCCGGATACGCGTCGATCGCGGTATTCCGCAGGAGCAATTGGCTTATGACGCGGGAATAGATCGTTCGTATATGAGTGGTCTTGAGCGGAAGTTGGAAAATCCTACGATTGATTTGCTTGACCGGTTGGCTGACACCCTCGGTGTCCAACTCAACGAGTTATTCCTTCCATTACCAAAGGGCGCTACGATCCATAAAACATTGCCTAAAGGGCGCAAATCGACCCGACTTGACCGCAAGAAGAAATAA
- a CDS encoding helix-turn-helix domain-containing protein, which yields MDMRKLVGRNFAKLRKQKRFTQEKFADLSGFTQQYISDLERGRRNPTVVSLFQLASALGVTPVDLIAPDEEARNEGKLAKRK from the coding sequence ATGGACATGCGCAAGTTGGTCGGCCGGAATTTCGCAAAGCTGCGGAAGCAAAAGCGCTTTACGCAGGAGAAGTTCGCCGACCTGTCCGGCTTTACTCAACAATACATCAGCGACTTGGAACGCGGCCGCCGCAATCCAACCGTCGTAAGCCTGTTCCAGCTCGCCAGTGCGTTGGGCGTCACTCCGGTTGATCTCATCGCGCCGGACGAGGAGGCGCGAAACGAAGGAAAACTGGCCAAGCGGAAGTAA
- a CDS encoding helix-turn-helix transcriptional regulator — protein sequence MPDPTAGLPPRFLRTPEAARYLGLSGRTLEKHRTYGTGPTYRKIGGRVVYALDDLKAWADLGAKTSTSDPGKDTVLPAKKHSQLRRYAGQEHR from the coding sequence ATGCCCGATCCGACCGCCGGACTTCCTCCGCGTTTCCTGCGCACTCCCGAGGCTGCACGCTACCTCGGCCTGTCTGGCCGCACGCTGGAAAAACATCGCACTTACGGTACCGGGCCGACCTACCGGAAGATCGGCGGCCGCGTCGTCTACGCCTTGGACGACCTGAAAGCGTGGGCCGATCTCGGCGCCAAAACGTCCACTTCTGACCCTGGCAAAGACACGGTGCTGCCGGCCAAAAAGCATTCGCAACTACGTCGTTATGCCGGCCAGGAACACCGCTGA
- a CDS encoding replication initiator protein A encodes MRRIQQADRHQLELFRALPGDLAPRDAQDLMAYPFFSLAKTKRIVPIDFCAGTTSIRVEAVPEHGMATIWDADVLIWAASQIVEARDAGLKTSRLIAATPYEILTFVGRGTSARDYDRLKAGLDRLQSTTVLTSIRQPAERRRHRFSWINEWKEAADAYGRPFGIELILPDWFYAGVIDDALVLTIDRAYFDLTGGLERWLYRLVRKHGGRQRGGWSFDLAHLHAKSGSLSPLKHFAYDVRQIVQRQTLPGYRLVLTRDPNGRERLNFASIPNLPVTARLSARRSGPISGDNL; translated from the coding sequence ATGCGACGCATTCAGCAAGCCGACCGCCATCAGCTTGAGCTTTTCCGCGCCCTGCCGGGAGATCTTGCTCCACGCGATGCGCAGGATCTGATGGCTTATCCATTCTTTTCGCTGGCTAAGACCAAAAGGATCGTGCCCATCGATTTCTGCGCCGGAACAACCTCAATCCGCGTCGAAGCTGTCCCGGAGCACGGCATGGCAACGATCTGGGACGCCGACGTCCTGATTTGGGCTGCCTCCCAGATCGTCGAAGCTCGCGATGCCGGTCTGAAAACATCACGCCTGATAGCCGCAACGCCATATGAGATTCTGACGTTCGTCGGCCGCGGCACCAGCGCACGCGACTACGACCGGCTGAAGGCAGGTCTTGACAGACTTCAGTCAACGACCGTGCTGACCTCGATCCGTCAACCCGCAGAACGGCGGCGGCACCGCTTCTCCTGGATTAACGAGTGGAAGGAAGCCGCTGATGCATATGGCAGACCATTTGGGATCGAACTGATCCTGCCAGATTGGTTCTATGCCGGCGTGATCGATGACGCTCTCGTTCTGACGATCGACCGCGCCTATTTCGACCTGACAGGTGGCCTTGAGCGCTGGCTTTACCGGCTGGTGCGCAAGCACGGCGGCCGGCAGCGCGGCGGCTGGAGCTTCGACCTTGCCCATCTTCATGCCAAGTCCGGCAGCCTCTCGCCGCTCAAGCATTTTGCCTACGACGTTCGACAGATTGTCCAGCGGCAGACATTGCCGGGCTATCGGCTCGTCCTCACGCGCGATCCAAACGGCCGCGAGCGGCTGAACTTCGCCTCGATCCCAAACCTTCCCGTTACGGCGCGCCTGTCGGCGCGTCGTTCGGGACCAATTTCAGGGGACAACCTGTGA
- a CDS encoding DUF736 domain-containing protein has product MANIGTFKKVGNDFQGEIVTLSLQARGVRIVAETNRSNENAPSHRIYVGRAEIGAAWSKRSEEGRDYLSIKLDDPSFNAPIYASLFDDEGGEGYNLLWSRPRKNGE; this is encoded by the coding sequence ATGGCTAATATCGGAACTTTCAAGAAGGTCGGCAATGATTTCCAGGGCGAGATCGTCACGCTGAGCTTGCAGGCTAGGGGCGTCCGCATCGTCGCCGAGACCAACCGCTCCAACGAGAACGCGCCCAGCCACCGCATCTATGTGGGTCGGGCCGAGATCGGCGCAGCCTGGTCGAAGCGCTCCGAAGAGGGCCGCGACTACCTCTCGATCAAGCTTGACGATCCCTCCTTCAACGCGCCGATCTACGCGAGCCTGTTCGACGACGAAGGTGGCGAGGGCTACAACCTGCTCTGGTCCCGGCCGCGCAAGAACGGCGAGTGA
- a CDS encoding DUF2285 domain-containing protein — MLRIGTVNHRVWLKDEPSIGHRYAAKLPFDENLPPRAHAARRLWRALNGRAAGPAFHELSKQRRDRLRQVARALDARHAGSSYRVIALALLGKKSVPKQAWKTHDSRSLIIRLVHDGFSLMRGGYCRLLRSGRRNK, encoded by the coding sequence GTGCTGCGCATCGGGACCGTGAACCACCGTGTCTGGTTGAAGGATGAACCTTCCATTGGTCATCGCTATGCCGCCAAACTTCCCTTCGATGAGAACTTGCCGCCGCGAGCGCATGCAGCTCGCAGATTGTGGCGCGCGCTCAACGGACGCGCGGCAGGCCCCGCTTTCCACGAACTTTCCAAACAGCGCCGGGATCGCCTAAGGCAAGTCGCGCGTGCGCTCGACGCACGTCATGCCGGTAGCAGCTATCGTGTGATCGCGTTGGCACTGCTTGGAAAGAAAAGCGTCCCAAAGCAAGCCTGGAAGACCCACGATTCCCGTAGCCTCATCATCCGTCTGGTACACGACGGCTTCTCCTTGATGCGGGGCGGCTATTGCAGGCTTCTGCGCTCCGGGCGCAGGAACAAATAG